The DNA segment ATCAACAAACCAATAGTGGTTTGATTGCCTTGATTTTCTTGGTTGCACTCTTTCAGGTTCAGACTCAGAAGTTGGTTGTGCTGGTGCAGATTCAGAAGTTGCTGGAGGTACAGATTCAAATGATTCAAGATTTTCAGATTCAGTCTGTGGTTGTGGAACTTGTGAAGCTTGTGATTGTGGAACTTGTGAAGTTTGTGATTGTGTAGGTTGTGAGGTTTGTTGATGAATAGATTGAGAAGCTTGTGGTAGTGGAGATCCAAATGGACTTGCAGAAGTAGTTCTTGTCTGGTCCTGTGTAGTAGAAGGCGTAGCATTAATGTTTACATAGTTGGCCACAGATTTGTCTGAACCAGCAACTGACTTAAGCAAGTTCTTGATCCTTTTAGGTTTAGGCATATCTGCACATAAAAATGAAGTAATCAacaacataatttaaatttgaagatatattaaAAGTGGAGATATATTAAAAGCTTCATACATGCACATAGTAGATGAATGAACATATTAATAGTGCAGCTGAACCAAGGTTATTATTACTCTGACATTGAgtcattttcatgaagttcatCATCATTGTTGTCCTCATTTAGtaattcatcatcttcatccTCCCTAAATAATGCCAATTGGTCAGAGTTGCTGAAAAATTCATGTAAGTCTTGTTGTGGACACGGTTCTACTTCACAAACTTCACCATCTCCTTCTCCCATATCATACAAGTCTCGTGGTTTCAAATGGACAGCAATTGACCATTCCTTATTCACCTCATCATCTATATAATATACCATTCCAGCTTGTGAAGCTTCAATGTATGGATCATGCTCCTCACGATCTCCCGTGTGAATTAACCTTGAAAAATTAATACAAGTGAAACCCCAAGGATCCTTCCTCAACCCACAGTCCCTTGTGGTGTCAGCCCATTTACATTTGAACAAGATAACCTTAAAATGACCATAGTAATTAAGCTCAATTATATCTTCTAATTTTCCATAATATGCCaaatttgcttgtctaatattttgaTCCACACCACTTACAACACATGATGTTGAAGAAGTTAAGAACACTCCACAGTTTTGGGTTTTTAAGTCATGTTCTCGACTTTCAGTTCTAAATTTGAAACCATTTACATTAAAGGCAGAAATTCTTCTAGCATGTGTTGTTGGACCTTGAGCTAGATACTTAAGATCATTTGCAACTGTACTTGAAATGTCTGTGTTATTAATCTACAAAAATAATGCTTGTTGTCAGTATATCTTTGAAATTGACATTTTTAACTTGTAAAAACATATTGTACCTACCCTTTGAGGAAACCAATTCATGAAATCCTTATTGACAATCTTTTCTAGCTCTGTATTTGGAATTCTTCTCCCTCTAGACCTTCTTCGTAAATGTTGTCTAAATTCcctaagaaaaaatttaaaccaatatattactaataattccataaaggacaacttttcaacataATTAGATTTATATTGAGTGTTAATACTCACTCAATGTAAGGTTGAACTTGAGGGCAATTAAATAACACATATCGATGTGCTTGCGTTCTCTCAATAGTTGACATCTCAAAAGTTGAAGCAGCACTTACAACTCTACCAATTGGTGGAAATAGGGTATtcaattctgaaatatttgtgTTGAAAGAGTCATCTACACGTGAAGGTCTATTAGTTCTTGTTTTCATCCCTTCCATATATTGAGAACAAAAGGTCAAAACCTCTTCAGCTAGGTATCCTTCAGCAATAGAACCTTCAGGAATAGAACCTTCAGGTTGTGCCTTGTTTCGAACATACGATTTTAAGTGTCCCAAATACCTATAAAATTCTTTCGCAATTAGAATAATCAAACTTTGAACTTAAAAAAAGTACAAAGGTTCGCAGGAAATTAAATCCTACATTTCTTCTATGGCTTGTCAGGTTCCACAACATcatcaatataataaaattcataAGATGCCAATTTACAAACACTGTCTTTCTGCCAGATTTTCATTATTATCAATGAATTAGATACATTTAATATCTAAAGAttaaatgttttatatttattatatagcAAAAGACTAGATTTAGTTTTGGTTAACCTTTAAAtgtacttttgttttttttttaatggacTAATTACTTAACCAATTCTTTATTTATCATTAGCATCACCATtctatacatataaaataacttATTAGTGGACAAAAGGTAATCACACGTCATTACCCCCATTGGATTTACATTTCAAAGTGGAAATGAAAAAGTCGCATGAAAACGAAAAAAATTTCCAACTTCACATTTGCAAGAGACAAATTCACTAAAGAGGTACCATCAAGCTAGTAGCCATTTTTCAATTAAGCTGACACATGTATTAAAAATATGGAGCTATAGCAAGCATGTTCAATTAAGCTGACagtaatattattcatatatcactcatattttatattttttgtaagGAAAAAGGACagagaaaaaaaacacattCTTCCTTTCTATTTTCTCTGTCATGAACCTGaggtttaaaataaattttcaaaaaaagaaAGCGTATAAAAGAACATTATTGTGTGTGTGATAATAAGCATAAAAGTGAGGAAACTGAAACTCACTCTACCATGCCACCAATTGAAACTCACTCTACCATGCCACCGCTCTCTCAAATTCcaccttcttcttttcttcaccCTTCAACCATTGCAGAATGCTGGTTTTCCAAAGAAGTCCTGATTCACAAAATGATTCAGATTAGTGCATAACATACAATAACCGCCTTACACACTATATTGATAGCTTATATTAAAAGAGTAGGGATATGAATTTGTCTCACTTGTGGCCAATCAATTAATCTGTCATTACCATGACATTCCTTAAGCACCAAAATACACTTGATGGACCTTCACTAGGAGCACCATCCAGCAGCCACCTGTAACAGAGCCGCATGTAAAGCATAAAGTTAAAAATGATATAAGGCATGAAGTTACACCGCATGTAACAGAACCGATCCTAGTCACCTGCTGGCCACCCAAGAACCAAACCTTAGCTCCATCCAAATGGCTCAAAAGAGCACATCATCAGCCTCAACCACTTAGCTTGGTTACCACATAACAGAATTGCTTCCTACACTTGGCTAGGCAACTAATAGATTACCACAGGGACGCTGCTCTAGAATCAGAAAAAAGATCCTCCCTATGGTACATGCATTATCATGTACCATCTGAAACACTAGGACATGTGGTAGCACCACTCCTCAACCATTACGTACCTTATCATGCCACGCGACTTCTTAAATCCAAAATTATATCCAAGGACTACGATTGTATGCAAATACAATTTAGTCAAAACTTTCTAGTGGTTGTGAAGGAGGATAATGAATACAACGCTTCTCTTTTGACCAATCATTCTTTATCATATAAAGTGGTAAGCACAAATCAAAATGACAGTAACCAAAGTAACAGTTTTAAAAATCACTTCTTAcaataattaagaaataatCTTTATATCTTTTTGTTGGTTAGTAATATAACATTTTACAATGATAATGGATGTTTATCAAAGTTACCTAATCGTGGAACTTATCATCAGTACCATTCAAGGGGAAGTTAATTTATGTTTAACCACTTGACCGATGCATGAACTACAATAACAGCTGAGAGAAAATACTTAAGGGCTGGAGCTGTAGCAAGTAATGGAAAAGGTCGGCATCCAGAACCAGAACtgtaaattgaataaaaaaaatgtcaatgACTTGTTCAAAAAACGAGGTTTCGATGAAGAGTTTCTTGGCTCCAGGCCCCGTAAACCCCACATTGGACTCAACTCCATGCCTTTCAATTGAATCCGAAGAGAGTACATGCACAAATTCCACACAATCTTTTGTTTAACAATATCTTTTGTGGCTCATAGATGAAAGAAGATCCGGTAGCATACATTTAAGGTTTTCATAGCACGGGGAAGTAAAATTAACAAAGCTGTATTGTCAAGGGACTACCTGAATTAGTGATTTGTTTTCGAATGCTGCTTAATCCACTTAGAAGCTAGTTGATGCAAGTTCTTCTCTGACCCTAAACTTCTTCTCTCAGCAACAAATTCCTACCATCACATTAGGGTTTCGTGAAAGGACAAAGGTGTTAGGGTTTCATGTAAGTGTGAAGCTAGATGGAAGTGTTTCATTTCGTGTGAAGCAGAGAAAGAAATGTTAGGTTTCGTTTTGTGTGAAGAGGCTTAGGGGTCTGGtgcagagagagagaagaaacgtTAGGGTGTGGAGCAGAGAGAGGGAAGAGGTGTTAGGGCTTGGTttccaaattcaaaaaaaaaaaaaattaaaagtaagttttaaaaaaaaaaatccaattttcAAGTGAAagcaagttttaaaaaaaatgaataataaaaaatggtGTATGGAGGAAAAaaactggaattttttttttaaggataatTGCGACAGTTAAAAATGACATATTATACTGAAATGACGTATTATACAAAGATAATTGTGGCGGTTAGTCAAATGCCATattatactgaaaattgtggcggttattaataaccgccatatttTACACTGTTTTTTGTAGTGAAACATTGTTATTTGAGTCAAAAACTTATAGATACTTTTTattcaaatctaaggatcttgGTCATGGTAAACAAACATTACAAAAACTTAtacaatatcaatcatcaatcaagaatagaatattatatttaaatatcacctcaatacataagagtttgaacatattactcctAATCCCAAAGGGTGgaattagtcactcatgttagccattacaagcatggaaagcaagaaaagaagattcaagatgtttctccttgacggctGCCTCCTTTAGAATTTTCtaacaccttctattctcccaattgatGTCAAGGGTTGTTGCCCATGCCTactatttaacctagttggtcTTGGACATAGTGACTTCTTGCCTGGGCGTGATTGGGTTGGGTGAGTTGGACAAAAATAGGTCAAACGTCTCTAAAGTGATCTCGCCTGGGCGAGATTGGGCTCTCTTGGGTGAGATCCTCTATGAGCTTCTAGCTTGGGCGAGTTTGGGTGAGTGTTTATAGCGTTCCAACTTTCTCCTTTTATCTTGTATATTCTTCTtttgccctttcatctccattcttccctaaaatcctgaaattaatacaaatttggaaataaaccgtttttattcatattataataaaaaaaatgtaaaaatgtttaaattcataaattaggggttatattatagttattttatcaattaatatccagAAATgcatgtattttaatatgaaatattactgaaatatgacacttatcaaccGTATGTgtgctcttgataccactttaTGGATGAACTTCATCCTTTGTTGAAGTGCTTTGACTGAATGGAGAGCAGAATGAATTGCAGCGAAAAGATATTGAACAAATGAAGGAGTGGAACCGATGTTGGTTGAAGGACTTCACACGGAAGCAAGGTGAAGAATAACTTCTTTTTATAAGAACCCTAGGTTAGGGTATTGAACCCTAATAAGAGTGAAAATGGGACTTTGAGAAAGTGTTGGAAGTCAATTTCTGCAAAGTTTCTCTACACATTCAAGTCTAAAAATTACATGATAAAAGTCACTTATTTATAGGCATATGAAGGGGAAAGTAGCTTGCAAGTGAAGTTATCTTAATCGTAGCTTGTATGGGAAGTTAGGGTTAAGATTTGAGCCTTGTCGCTCAAGGTTCTACAAACCCTAGCTTGCCATGCAAGTTAGGGTTTGTAGAAGTATTCCTTGTACCTTTAGCTttctaggtttagggttttcATTCTATTATAATTTGTGACCCAAAATACAAGGTCTAAGAAAAAGGCAAACCCTAGTCTAATTTTCTACATATATTCTTATACAAAGCTTCAAAGTTGAATATTTGTTGTGTCTTTGAGTCTATGCTCTGAACCTTCTTTTGTAGTGGCTTCCTTTATGTGGATGGTCCTCTATCATTACATCTTAATAGATTCAAGGAACTATCCATGTGCACTCCTTAATTTCAAGGGATCGTCATGTGTTAATCTTAGTTAAGTGGTGTTAACTCTTGA comes from the Phaseolus vulgaris cultivar G19833 chromosome 8, P. vulgaris v2.0, whole genome shotgun sequence genome and includes:
- the LOC137824882 gene encoding uncharacterized protein, with product MPKPKRIKNLLKSVAGSDKSVANYVNINATPSTTQDQTRTTSASPFGSPLPQASQSIHQQTSQPTQSQTSQVPQSQASQVPQPQTESENLESFESVPPATSESAPAQPTSESEPERVQPRKSRQSNHYWFVDAIGVSHNLPTGLRVVVNYDDNFQPIGEASGLLAGVCGQLAANHVLFPISFEKWPTFPDTYKDTVWESALKVI